The DNA segment GTCCAACGAGCTAAGGAGCCATTGGCTGGCCAGTGGAGCGTTCCAGGTGGGGCGATCGAGTTGGGCGAAACAGTCGAGGCCGCTGCCCGCCGCGAAATTCGCGAAGAATGTAGCGTTGAAATCAGCCAGCCACATTTTATCACCGCTGTCGATGTGATTCATCGTGATCAAGCTGATCAGGTGCAATATCATTATGTCTTGTTGGAGATGCAGGCCGAATGGCTCAGTGGCGAGCCACAAGCAGGCGATGATGCTTTAGCGATTGGTTGGTTTGGGGTTGATGATCTCGCAGGTCTCGATATTCACCCTGAAACCCGACGGCTGGTTGAAACTGTCGCCGCCCAACGCCTCGATTAAAGCTAAAACCCCCGTTGGGCCAACCCAACGGGGGGTTCGTCAACAATTTAGAAATAACCTAATTCATCTTTAGCATCTTGGCTCATCATTTCGGGGTTCCAAAATGGAGTCCAAACCAAGTTGATATTCACATCGTTCAAGCTGGGGTGAATCACTTCGAGCGCTTTGACTTCTTTGTGCGCTTGGTCGATAATTTGTGGCCCAGCTGGACAAGCAGGCGTTGTCAGGGTCATATCAACCACGATTTGGCGGCCTTCATCACGAATATCAACATTGTAGATCAAACCCAAATCAACGATATTAACCCCAATTTCAGGGTCAACGACGTTTTTGAGGGCTGAACGAACCATATCATCACTAAGCATTGAGTTTCCTTCCTATCGTCCACACCAGATTGGCGTGATTAATTTGAAAATGTTTCAGGCGCGGTCTGGGTCGGGGCGTTTTCGCCAAGCTCAGCCCGAATCTGATCGTTACGATATTTTTTGATCGCAGCCTTGAGCGTACCCAAAGCCAAGGTTGCGCAACGCGGGCGCGATTGCACCACCTCACGGCCCAACTCATCGATCATCCAATTAAAATCCAAGGCTTCAACCGCTGCCAATGCTTGGCCCTGCATTTGTTCGAGCAAAATCGAGGCGGCGGCTTGGCTGATGGTGCAGCCCTCACCAACAAAGGCCAGATCTTGAATTGCATCGTTGGCAGCATCGACCTTGAGATAGATTGTTACGACATCGCCGCAACCAGGATTACCACCAGGCATGGTCACATCCGGATCGGCCAATTCGCCGCGATGGCGCGGTTGTTCATAATGTTCGAGCAAAAACTCGATAGCTTCTTGGCGATCCACATTCGCCTCCATAACTGGTGCTGATTTCTATTTGTATTGTACACGATTCTCCTGCAAAATTGGCTAGCTAAATAGCAAAACACCACCCGCAACGAGTGGTGTTTTGTAGAACGCTAACGGTTTGTAGGTTTAGCGGCCAGCAGGCAAGCTGTTGGCTGGGTTCTTGGTAGCGCTATCGACAACCCCGATATTTAGCGGAATTGAGCGTTCGAAGCTGCTGCCATCGGCGGCAGTACCAGTGACGGTTACGGCCACTTGATACAAACCAAAGGCTTGCGGGCTAGTCAGATTCAGGCTAGCGCTATCAACACCTTTAGCTGAGAGGCTACGGTTGGTTGGCAAAGCGCTGTGCAATTCTGTGCCTTGAGGCGTGCCTGTCAATTGAGCCTTGACGCTCAAGCCTTGAGCATTGCTAGCATTGACCTTCAAGCCCAAACTTTGGTTAGGCTGCGCCAACAAGCTAGCGGCATCAAGTTGCACATTCAAGTTGCTATCCAACGTGGCGTTGAATAGATAGGCGGTATCGGCCTTACCACCACTGACGACCACCGACCAAGCACCGCTCGCTGGAGCAGCAACTTCGGCGCTGTAGTGGTAGGCTCCACGGAAGAATTCAGTATCAAGCTCAGGCTTGTTGGCAGCATAGCGCTTGCCTTGGGCATCAACAAACGCTACATCGAGATCAGCACTGTTGCTGACAAAATCGAAGTTGGCGGTTTTCACCCCAGTTTCGAGATTGAAGCGAATGCCGCCACGGCTGGCGTTTTCGAGCACCCCACCCCGCAAAATGCTATTGGCATTGATCGTGGTCGCTTGATCAGCAACTGGGCTGTTAGCGCTATTTTCGCTGACTTTGCTGCGGAAGGTGCCGCGCACGCTTGGCTCGATTGAACTCCAAACCACGCTGCCCAAACGAATATTGTCGTGGTCGTAGTTGCGGGTAAAGAGCCGTGTATATTGGCGAGGGTGAATCGAGCTACTAACTTGCACCACCCCGTCATTATCACCTGAGATATAGGCTCCGCCAAACCACATGGCCGAGAAAGCTGGGCCATGGTTAGTACCACCAGCAGTGTGGAAGCGCACATTGCTATAGTTGGCGCTGCCATCGGTTTGCGAACGGAAGTTGCTCATATAGGCAGTTTGCATTGAATAGGTGCCATCATCGCGTTGGCCCAGCAACGAAGCCAACCAGCCAGCCCACCAGCTATACGCCAAGTCGGCCAATTGTGAACCACGGTGGGGCGAGCTGAGGGTAACAATATTTTGCACCTTGCCACTTGCGCCATAGTGAATCACAGCACTGTTGGTATCGACACCACCTTTGCTATGGGCGATAATGTTAACCGAGCGCACCCCATAATGATTTAAAATAACGTCTAATTGGCGATTCAAGGTTGCGCCGTTGGTCCAAACTGATGATGATGGGCCATCAACTTCGTCGTCAATACTCACAAAGGCGGTACGATAACCAGCCGCATAGGCTTTATCATACATATCGTTCGTGCCGTGGTACATGGTTGCGCCCCACCAGTTGGGAGCCTTGCCGTGTAACCCATGGACAAAGACCAAGACTGGCTTGCTGCTGCTGTTGGCTGGCACAGCACCCACCCAAACACGGCCTTTACCAGCGCCATTGACTTCAGCAATAATGCGCGGAGCTGGCGCAGCCATTAAATGGGCTGATTGGGCTTGAACCGACTTGTGTGGAAGGCTAACGGTGGCCAACATGAGGGCGATCAGGGCCAAAATAACTGCAATCCGACGTTTCACGAACGACTCCTTTGCATTGCTCATCGTCACTGACGAACTACCGTAGAGAGAATCGACTGACGGATATGTGGGAGAAATTGGTGGATGACTATAGCATAACGCAGAATGTCAAAATAGTCAAAACTTTATTAATAGAGTGTATTTTGAGGAGTATTTGGCAATGAATCAGCATCTCTGGCAGGTTGAATGGCTGCAACAACTCCTACAACAACCGCATATCGCGCTCAATCAGCCAGCAATCCAGCAGCTTGTAAATGCCAAAGGTGGTCTGCATGCATTGTTGCAATGGCTTTGCCAACAACCATTACAGCCGGATCAACAACGCTTGCTGCAATTGATTGTGACCGAACCCCAACGCAGTATCGCCTATTATGCCGATAGCCTAGGCATTCATACAACCACCTATCATCGCCATTTCAAAAAGATATGCCAACAATTAACGACGTTTTTAAATGATGGAGTTGCCGAACCGCAAGCCAGCCCCAGTTTCAACCTACCGATTCCGCCAACTCGCTGTTTAGGTCGTGGCAATGAGCAACAAAGCATCAATCGGCTGTTTGCCAAAGGTCAACGTTTGATCAGCATTTTAGGCTTTGGTGGGGTTGGCAAAACTCGCTTGGCGTTGGCGATTGCCGAAACCCAGCAGGCTAATTATCGTGATGGAGTCTGTTTTTGTGGGCTAGCCAGCATTAGCCAACCACAATTAGTTTTAGCGACAATTGCCGAAGCACTTGGCGTAGCGATTGGCCCGCAACAAACCCCTGAAAAAGCGCTACAACAATTTCTCGCCAAGCGTCAACTCTTGCTGATTTTGGACAATGTTGAGCATGTTGTCGAAGGGGTTGCCGCGATTGGCCAGCTTTTACGTGAAGCACCACAGTTGCAAATTTTGGCAACCAGTCGTGTACCGCTCAATTTATATGGCGAATATATGCTGCAACTTCAGCCATTGGTCGTGCCAACCAAGCCAATCGCCAGCCAAGATTTAGCTGAAACACCAGCAATTGCCCTGTTTATTGAGCGTGCTCAAAGCCATGCTGCCAGATTTAGCCTCGATGATGCCAGCCTTGAAGCCATACGCCACATTTGTAGCCAACTTGAGGGCTTGCCCTTAGCGCTAGAATTAGCTGCCGCCCACACTCGGATGCTCTCGCCACAACGCTTGGCCCAACAACTCACCAACCATGTGCTCGGCCTCAAAACCAGCATTCGCGATTTGCCCGAACGCCAACGCAGCCTGCGCAACCTGATTAGTTGGAGCGTCGATCTGCTGGAACCAAGCCAGCAACAAGCCCTGCAAGCCTTGGCAATTTGGCCCGCTGGTTGGACACCCAGCAGCGCGAGCTTCGCCCTTGATCTCGCCGAGGATGATTCGACGCTCTACGATATCTTGGCAAACTTGGTTGATCATCATTTAATTATGCAAGTGCCACAGGCTGAACGTTGGGTTTTGCACCCATTTGTCCGAGAATATGTGCTTGAGCAATTAGCGCCAGCTCGACAGCAACAATTTGCCCAGCAACATCTGGCGTGGGCTACCCAACTGAGCGAGGCCTTTAACCAGCATTTTGCCGATGCCCAACAACAATGGCTTGATTTATTCGAGGCCGAGCACGACAATCTCCGAGCTGCCTTGGCTTGGGCCAGCAGCAACCACTACCCAATTGCCGCCTTGAATATTGCGGTTAATAGTTGGCGTTTTTGGTGGGCACGTAGTTATTTCAATGAAGGTCAACAATGGCTCGATCAAGCTTTAGCCCAAGCCACGAGCCAACCCCAGAGCCTTGAGCCAATCTTGCATTCACGCGCCTTGAATGCCTGTGGCGCTATCGCTTGGAGTCGTGGCGATATTGCGGCGGCCCAAGCGCATTTTAGCCAGAGCCTAGCACTCTACGATGCCAACAATAATCCAATTGGCGCGGCCATGGTGCGCAATAATTTGGCACTCGTGGCGATTAAACAGCAGGCCTATGCCCAAGCTGAAAGCTTGTTTGAGCTGAATGCAACAGTTTTTGGTAGCACGGTCGAACAAGCTGCGAATTATGCTGCAACTTTGAGCAATTTGGCCATGTTGGCGCGTTATCGGGGCGACTTGCAACGTGCCTATGATTTGGCCCAGCAAACCCTCGCCCTGCGTCAAACCCTCAATAACCAGTGGGCAACCGCAACGTCGTTGACCAATTTGGGGGCAATTAGCCTACAACGCGGCGAATTTCAGCCAGCCCAACGTTACTATCAACAAAGCTTGCAGGTGCTCCACCAGCTTGGCGAGCGCGAAAGTATCGCCGAATGTTTAGAAGGCTTGGCAATTTTGGCAATTCAGGCAGGCCAGTATCAACTTGGTGCGCAGCGCTTGATGATGGTCGAACAATTACGCGAATCAATCGGCGCACCACGCTCCGAGCCAGAACAAGCTCTGCTAGCACCATGGATCGCGCAACTTGAGCAACAGCTTGATCGAAGCATTCGTCAACAACTTCATCAGCAAACCAGTCTTGATCTGCTTAAATCGATGATTGAACAAGCACTTAGCGAACCCTAAAACAAGCACAACAGGTACGGCCTCGATTTGGAATGTGGGCTTAATCACCCAATCTTCCAAACCGAGGCCGCATTATATCCGATGTGATTATCGCAAGCGTTATCTATGGTTTGCGCGTAAACAGATAGGTTTCGCTGCCAACATCCATGGTCAAGGTTGGTTGATTATTCGCATCAACGCCTGTTTTGAAGGGAATTCCGGTGAACGGCGGGGTTACTGAGAGATAGCCATCAGGCTCGCCTTGGTCGTTCAATACTGGCTTGAATTGCGTTTGAATCGCGCCAATATCCAGCCACAGTTCCTCTCCATTCAGCATCAAGCTCACATCGCCCAAGGCAGCATTGGTATAGCTGCCCAGTAATGGCTCAACGCTAGCCAAATCCAACTCAGGCGCAAGATTTTTAGCAACTTCGCCCAACGATTGTTCAATGCTTTGAGCGCTATAGGCCGCAGTTTCAGCCGCTTTGCTTGGTTGATCAAAGGCTAATTCAAAGTAGCGATCGCTAATGCTGGTGGCAAAATGGTTGGCATATTGACCATTGCTCAAAACCACAATCCCAATGTTGGCCTCTGGAATAAAGGCAAACTCCGATGAGAAGCCAAAAGTTGTACCACCATGAGCAATAAATTCCAAGCCATGATAATCAGTAATCATCCAACCCAGCCCGTAGCTTGATTTGGCATCGATCGCAATTTGTGGCTCCCACAGCACATCTAAATTTTCGTCGGAAACCAAGCGTTGGCCACTAGGAGTAATCCCATGATTGAGCAAGGTAATCAGATAATTGCCCATATCGTTGGCAGTTGACCACTCGGTTGCGCCCGCTGGAGCTACGCCTTTGATCGCAAATTCCATGCTGATCGGAATGGTTCGGTAGGTTGCATTGGTCAAATCCAAGCCATGAGGCAGGGCATGATTGGGGCTGGCTTCAACAACTGCTTGATCAAGCGTGGTGTTATTCATGCCCATAGGTTTGAGCACTCGTTCAGTCAATGCTTCGGCAAAGGTCCGATCAAGCTGGTTCAGATCGCCGCCGCTCGCCGCTGCTGCTGCAAAGCCACCAATCGCCACCATCTGATTGCTATATTGAAAGGCCTCGCCAAAATCGGTGAAGAACTCAAAATCAGCAACCGAAGCGATAATCCCTTGAGCATCTAAATCTTCAGCATTGAAAATCATCTCGAAATCGCGGCGCGGCACACCAGTACAAGCACAAACCAAATGGCGCACGGTGATTTGCTTAGTAATTTCAGGATCTTTGACCTTGAAATTAGGCAGTAATTCAACCACTGGCGTATCCCATTCGAGTTTGCCTTGATCGACCAAGGTTGCCATCAACAAGGTTGTCAAGCTTTTGCCAGTTGAGCCAATCATCATCTGGGTATCGGCATCCATCGGCGCTTGCGAAACCACATCGCGCACCCCAAAGCCTTTGCTATAGGCAATTTGACCATCTTGGACAATCGCCACGCTCACGCCAGGAATCTTATATTTGGCTTGTTCAGTTTGAATAAAATTTTCTAATTCACTGATCAGTTCTGTCCCAACATCAACCCTTTGATCAGCAGTAATAGTGGTTTGGTTGAGCGCCAAAATCGTAAAGCCCGATTGAATGATACCAACTTGTGATTGTCGTTTGGTAATCGTGGCATTTTCGCCTTGCACCAGCATCAAATACGCTACGCCTTCGTGCAATTGAGCCAAGGCTACGGTGGTCTGGGTGGTATTTTTGGTGTCGTAGGCGGCAACCAAGGCCTTTTCCACCCCACTCGGGGCTGGCATTTCTTGGCTATCATCGGGTTTAAGCGTAAAACTTGGGTCGGCTTGCTGCCAACCTAATTCAATCGCCTTACTTAAATCAGTTTCTTCAACACTCAACAGGGCAATCTTAATTTTTTGATCGGGATCATTCAGTCGCACAATCCCAGCTTGGTCTTCAAGTTGCCAGTTTGTCGGAATCGGCACTGAGAATAATTGGTTGGTACTGGTATAGATACTGCTGCTTTCTACGCCTGCATTGGCCTTGGTTGGGGCGGTAGTTACGGTTGCGGCAGCGGTTGGCTCAACAGTTGCCGCGCTGACACTAGTTGGAACACTGGTCGCAGTTACCGCGCTGGTAGCAGTCGATTGGGTATTGGCAGTGGTACAACTCGCTAAGAGCATTGAGGCCATTCCGGTGAGCAAAATCCAGCGTTGCCAGCGGGGCAATAATTTGGCAAAGTTCAACATACGCGACCTTTCAACCTAACAGATTACAACAATCACTTACTCAAAAAGCAGGTTTAGAACGATTGCAGTGATTGGGGTTAGCATAGTTGATTGGTCGCTGTAGGCCTAGGTTAATAATGCTGAATTGTGCTCACTCAAAAGCCAAGCCCCCTTGAGCAATTCAGCAGGTAGTCGCTCGTACCAAAGATCGAGGCCGGCCTAGCTTTCTACACGACAACCCCTCTTCCGACAACTGAAAGAGGGGTTATGTCTAGTTAGAGACTATTAATGCAGATCAATCGCCTAGGGTGTCCAGACCAAATAGAGCGGCGTAGCACTATAGACGCTGCCATAGAGATCGGTGAATTCGATGGTTAGCGTCTGGCCAGCCCTTGGCAATAGCACACTTGCCGGGACTGGCACCAAAGCTGATTGCGGCTGTCCATTACTTGCATAGTCGTAGCGGAAGATCTCAGTTGTACCCGCTCGAATAATCACCGCATCATCGACTAAACCCGCCACCAGACTAGTCGGGCTTGATGAAAGCCAATAGCTTCCACCGCTTGGCAGCACCGTCGGCAGGGTAATCGTGCTCGTAAAAAAGACAAAGCCAGGAGTAGCGACTGGGCTAGTAGCAATCGCAGTTGATCCCAAGGTCACAAGTGAACCAGTACGGCTCATCGTCACAAAGGGTAGATATTGAATAAATGTCGTGGGACCAGGCGTGTTGGTTGGCGTACCAGTCGGCGTATTCGTTGGTGTGTTGCTAACCGTTGCTGTCGGTGTATTGGTTGGTGTATTCGTCGGCGTGTTGGTTGGCGTACCAGTCGGCGTGTTAGTGACCGTCGCCGTCGCGGTATTAGTTGGGGTGTTGGTCGGTGTGTTGGTCGGTGTATTGGTCGGTGTATTGGTCGGTGTATTGGTTGGTGTGTTGGTTGGTGTGTTGGTTGGTGTGTTGGTTGGTGTGTTGGTTGGTGTGTTGGTTGGTGTGTTGGTTGGTGTGTTGGTTGGGGTTGCCGTCGCGGCTGCAACGATCGTGACAATCCCACTGGTACTGTCAAGGCTCTGGCCATCTGGATTGGTTACTGTCACGATGCGTGCGCCAGCACTAGCTCCAGGTGCAACCGTAATATTGAGGGTAATTTGGGTTGGGCTGTTGTAGGTAACACTATTTACTGTTACCCCGCCGCCATTGATGCTGGCAGTAATTCGGTTGCTAAACCCTGCCCCTGGATCATAAAAGCCTGAGCCAGCGCTCGAAGTGCCAGTAATAATGATATCCGTCGTCGTCCCCTGATCGACTGAGGCTGGATTGCTTGTGGTAGGGGTTGCTGGCGGCGGAGCTAGCACTTTGACAACCTGCACCCCATACGAATCGGTGGCATTGGTAAACTGCTGAATCGTCCACATAGTCATATCATCGCTGGGGTCAAGGCTGGTATATGAGGTATTACCCCAAAATCGCCCACTCGCCCCACCAAGATCAGCAGCGGGATTGTAATCAAAGCTGCTCGCCGTATAGAGCGTCGGCGCTTGCATTGTTCCAAGAGTATCACCAGCCAAGCGGCTGGTCATGGATGCATTGGCCCGCGCTGCGGTTCCGGCACTACTGAAGCCCATCACCGCATGGCCTTGGCCCGAAACAGCGATGCTCGGAATCCATTGAAAGAGCGGGTTGGCAGCAGCATTATCAAACACCGTTCCCGCTTGGCGCAAGGTTGGTGTCGTCGTTAAATTTTGAAACTCATACCAGCGCACAGAGTTACGCGCTCCCGCTGCCGTACTCGCCACCCCAGCACTACTGGTTCGAAAACTATGGGCTGTCCAAAGCCGACCATTGCGAATCATGGCTCCATACAACCGATCATCAATCCCATCGAGTTGGCCGTTCGCCCCTCCAGTATTGCCTAAGTGGGGAACGCGGGTAGGGAAGGTGGTCGTTGGGACGGTCACTGAGATATTGGCTGAGATTGTGGGGGTTAGGCTGCCTGGATTGCTCACCCGCCGAAACATCAGCGTGCTAAATGTCGCGTTATCAACCCCCACAAAATAGCCTTCGGTTGCGGTTGGGTCAAAGTTATCAACGCCTTGTGGAGCAAATGGGCCAGCGCCAGATCCACCAGATACTAACCCAGCGAAGGTCGTTACTACAATCGGCCCAGTTCCAAGGATCGAGCTTTTTTGCACCACATAGCCATTGGTGCTAACGAACGAACCAGCGGTGGTGAACATGTTAGCGCCAATATACAAGGCATTAACATCAACACCGAGGCTCGCATAATCCATCATCTCGGTAGCGCTGCCTTGAAAAAAGAAGAACGTCCAGACCGTGCTAGGCGTAATCACTCCCGCACTGGCAGCATCGCTAACCGCCAGCAACACCCGATTGACTTGATTCCCTGAGAGGCCTGGCAAATCGGTTACCGTCAAAAACCAGCGCTGGGTCATTCGATCATAGCGAATCCGTGGATAGTAGGTGATGTTATTGGCAATCGGCTGGGTCATCACCGAGCTAAAAAACGTTTCCATCGTGCTATCGAGCACGCCATCGGCAACACCTGTAGCTTTATTGAAGGTTCGCAAACGCCCATTAATTGCAACCACAAATTGGCTTGGTCCAACAGTGCCCATCGTGCCCGGCGGAAACCGATTGCTATCGGCTAAGGTTGCGCCCGTAAAATTGGTGCTCAAACTGCTCAAGGCGCTCGTATTCAATGCTGCAACTGGCGCAGCCAATGAATCTGCTTGGGCTGGCCATTGGGCAACTGCCGGAGCATTCGGGTTTTCAGCCAAACGCTGGCGATCAACCAAGAAACGTGGCTTTGCTAAACGCGCTGGCTGTGGTTGTTGATCGGCAAACGCTTGGCTGGCCATAATTGCGGCGCTCGTGCGTTGGATGCCAACCGTCCCGATTTGGGTTATGCCACGCGATTCACCAGCAGGAATCGATTGAACTGGAGCGTCAAACCGCGCGTGGGCACGAAAGCTTGCGCCAGTCTGAGCCATGGTCAAAAGCAGAAACGTCATAATAAGAAGCTGAACAGGCTTCAAGCGCATGCGAAATCTCCTTAGACTGTGTGGATTCACCCCGATAATGGTTTCGGATATGCCAAACTCAATCAGATTTCATTGATTGTTTCGGCAAGCGTTAAGCAGCATCAACCAGCAACATCACCTTGCTGAGCAGATCATTGATCAAGCATCTAGGATGATTGCGGAGATAGCGATAGTTTGATAATCCCTTGGGTTATGTCTATCGTATCATGATGCGCCAAACAGGCTATAAGCCAACTACGATGGGCAGTAGCAAGGGAGGTATTAGTTTATCTAGCAAGGTGCAAGCTAAAAATTGGAGTTGGGCTAGCCTTGCCTTTCAAGCTGATTGTGCCCAAATCAACACATGGCAATTGTTGATCAATCAGTTGTTGCAGACTGGCTTCGAGCAAAATTTGGCCCTGTTCAGCAGCAGCCATTAACCGTGCGGCAGTATTAACCACATCGCCCAACAAATTAAATTCACGCCGCCCGCGTGGCTCGCCAATTTCGGCGGCAAACGCTGGGCCATAGGCAAGGCCAATTTTGCAGCGAATTCGTTGTTGATAACGCCGAAAATGCAATTCTGGCGATTGCTCAACCAATTTTTGAATCGCTAACGCGGTTTGGGCCGCCCGCAAGCCATCATCAACATGCGCTCCAGTCACCCCAAAATGAATCAAAATATTCGAGCCAGATTTATCGTAAGTCACATTTTTCAGAATCCCGCCGGAAGTTTCGACCGCCGCATTGATCAAGGCAAAAATCCGTGAATAGGCTTTGATCAACAAGGGTTCTTCGTCGGGGTCGAGATATTCGGGGGCATCGCTGATGCCGCTCAAATTCATATAGATAACAGGGAGTTGCAGCCATTGCGGCGGTACTTTACGCTGAGCAGCGGTTTCAACCAACAAGCGCAGCACCGACACCGGCAAAAAGCTGGCTAATGGCTCAGTCGTGTTGAGCATTTCTTCAATTTCATGCACCAACGCCACAACACTGCGATCGAGCAAAAATCCGCCTGCTTGGCGGCGTTTGGTCGGCGCAATATCATATTCGCCCAAGGCTTGCTCGGCTAAATCATCACAAACCAAAGCATAGCCATCATGCAATAACTCACAGCGATACAAACCCCCAACCGCTTGCAGAGCCGCTTGGCTAAGGCAAACCCGCCCAACTTCGCCTGCGCCTTCAGCATATTTCGTCGCTTGCACCGCCTCGCCCAACAGCACATATTCCATGCGTTTGGGTGTGCCAATATCGGCAGCAATAAAGCGCCCACGATGCAAACCGATGCGCATGCCCAGCGAAATAACGCCTTGGGGCGTGGTTAATTGATTAAATTGCTTCATCGCCCGTTGCATGCGCAGGCCAGCCCGCACCGCCAATGCAGTGTCGTTGCGCTCACCATCAGCCGGAAATTGCACCAACATGGCATCGCCTGTCCATTCCAAAAGATTGCCACCTGATTTGCTGATAATTTCAACCATCTGGGCAAAATAGCTATTCAACACATTTAACACTTGATCGGTGGCATGATCATCGGCGTGGGCATCCATTAATGTGGTAAAGCCCGCCAAATCAGTAAACATCAAGGTGCCTTCTTGCCAAGCAGAGCGGGCGAGGCCTGGCGTTGGCGGGGTTTCAGCAACGAAGCGCGGCACATAATCACCCAACATGCGTCGCAAGGTGCGCAAATGCTCAAAAACCTGAATCAAGCGTTCTGGAATCGGCTCGACCCAAACCGAGGCATACAACATCGCTGGCAATAACGAGCGCAAGCGTGGCTCTAGCAACGTTAATGGATGATTTGGCATGATACCGCTCCTTGATCAGGCAATTGACTATCGGCCTAGCTACTGAAAGTATACCGTGCATCCCCAACATCAACCACATATTCTCTTCACGAGTTCCTCACACTTGCTGACTAGAATTGATAGCAGATTAAGCAATCTGAGCGCAACGCTCAGCATCAGATTCTATCGGGAGCTTTCGCATGAAACCATTTACCAGAGCACTCATCACCAGTATGCTGGTGGCAATTTTAGCAGCCTGTTCAAGTAGCCAAACGACGACCAATAGCAATACGACTTCGAGCAACAGTCAAGCGGTGGTCAGTGCAACGACCAACCCAACCGTGGTCGTGCCAACCGTCGAATCAATCGACCAAGCCCTAGCTACCAAAGCCACACCGCACGATACCTCAGCAGATTTGGCTTGGGATACAGCGGAGTTGGTCGAAATTAAACTGAGCGATAGCAGCATCACCGCCAGCAGCCCCAATGTCAAAATTGAGGGAACGACTGCCACGATTAACGCAGCCGGAACCTATCAATTGAGTGGCAATTTGAGTGATGGTCAAATTATCGTTGATACTGCCGATAAGGATTTAGTGCGCTTAATTTTGAATGGCGTAACGATTCATAGCTCAACCAGTGCTCCCATCGCCATTATGCAAGCCGAACAAGTGGCGGTGATTTTGGCCGATGGCAGCCAAAATACACTTTCAGATACAATTGATGCCTCAGCCAATGCTACGACCGAAGAAGATTTGCCCAACGCTACGCTGTATAGCAAGGCCGATTTAGCGATTGATGGCACTGGTAGTCTGACGATTCAGGCCAACGGCAACGACGGCATCACTGGCAAAGATGGCTTGGTGATCAACAGTGGCACGATCGATATTAGCGCAGTTGATGACGGCTTGCGCGGCAAAGATTATCTGGTGGTCAACGGCGGCACAATCAGCATCAATGCTCAAGGCGATGGATTAACCGCCGATAACGAAGAAGATCCGACCAAAGGCTATATTTCGATCACAGGTGGTACATTCACGATCA comes from the Chloroflexota bacterium genome and includes:
- a CDS encoding PT domain-containing protein, translating into MARALTVPVGLSRSLQPRRQPQPTHQPTHQPTHQPTHQPTHQPTHQPTHQPIHRPIHRPIHRPTHRPTPQLIPRRRRSLTRRLVRQPTRRRIHQPIHRQQRLATHQRIRRLVRQPTRLVPRHLFNIYPL
- a CDS encoding iron-sulfur cluster assembly scaffold protein, which gives rise to MDRQEAIEFLLEHYEQPRHRGELADPDVTMPGGNPGCGDVVTIYLKVDAANDAIQDLAFVGEGCTISQAAASILLEQMQGQALAAVEALDFNWMIDELGREVVQSRPRCATLALGTLKAAIKKYRNDQIRAELGENAPTQTAPETFSN
- a CDS encoding metal-sulfur cluster assembly factor, whose protein sequence is MLSDDMVRSALKNVVDPEIGVNIVDLGLIYNVDIRDEGRQIVVDMTLTTPACPAGPQIIDQAHKEVKALEVIHPSLNDVNINLVWTPFWNPEMMSQDAKDELGYF
- a CDS encoding tetratricopeptide repeat protein; the protein is MNQHLWQVEWLQQLLQQPHIALNQPAIQQLVNAKGGLHALLQWLCQQPLQPDQQRLLQLIVTEPQRSIAYYADSLGIHTTTYHRHFKKICQQLTTFLNDGVAEPQASPSFNLPIPPTRCLGRGNEQQSINRLFAKGQRLISILGFGGVGKTRLALAIAETQQANYRDGVCFCGLASISQPQLVLATIAEALGVAIGPQQTPEKALQQFLAKRQLLLILDNVEHVVEGVAAIGQLLREAPQLQILATSRVPLNLYGEYMLQLQPLVVPTKPIASQDLAETPAIALFIERAQSHAARFSLDDASLEAIRHICSQLEGLPLALELAAAHTRMLSPQRLAQQLTNHVLGLKTSIRDLPERQRSLRNLISWSVDLLEPSQQQALQALAIWPAGWTPSSASFALDLAEDDSTLYDILANLVDHHLIMQVPQAERWVLHPFVREYVLEQLAPARQQQFAQQHLAWATQLSEAFNQHFADAQQQWLDLFEAEHDNLRAALAWASSNHYPIAALNIAVNSWRFWWARSYFNEGQQWLDQALAQATSQPQSLEPILHSRALNACGAIAWSRGDIAAAQAHFSQSLALYDANNNPIGAAMVRNNLALVAIKQQAYAQAESLFELNATVFGSTVEQAANYAATLSNLAMLARYRGDLQRAYDLAQQTLALRQTLNNQWATATSLTNLGAISLQRGEFQPAQRYYQQSLQVLHQLGERESIAECLEGLAILAIQAGQYQLGAQRLMMVEQLRESIGAPRSEPEQALLAPWIAQLEQQLDRSIRQQLHQQTSLDLLKSMIEQALSEP
- a CDS encoding NUDIX hydrolase, coding for MSRRYPSQPLIGVAVMVWHKQQVLLVQRAKEPLAGQWSVPGGAIELGETVEAAARREIREECSVEISQPHFITAVDVIHRDQADQVQYHYVLLEMQAEWLSGEPQAGDDALAIGWFGVDDLAGLDIHPETRRLVETVAAQRLD
- a CDS encoding beta-lactamase family protein codes for the protein MLNFAKLLPRWQRWILLTGMASMLLASCTTANTQSTATSAVTATSVPTSVSAATVEPTAAATVTTAPTKANAGVESSSIYTSTNQLFSVPIPTNWQLEDQAGIVRLNDPDQKIKIALLSVEETDLSKAIELGWQQADPSFTLKPDDSQEMPAPSGVEKALVAAYDTKNTTQTTVALAQLHEGVAYLMLVQGENATITKRQSQVGIIQSGFTILALNQTTITADQRVDVGTELISELENFIQTEQAKYKIPGVSVAIVQDGQIAYSKGFGVRDVVSQAPMDADTQMMIGSTGKSLTTLLMATLVDQGKLEWDTPVVELLPNFKVKDPEITKQITVRHLVCACTGVPRRDFEMIFNAEDLDAQGIIASVADFEFFTDFGEAFQYSNQMVAIGGFAAAAASGGDLNQLDRTFAEALTERVLKPMGMNNTTLDQAVVEASPNHALPHGLDLTNATYRTIPISMEFAIKGVAPAGATEWSTANDMGNYLITLLNHGITPSGQRLVSDENLDVLWEPQIAIDAKSSYGLGWMITDYHGLEFIAHGGTTFGFSSEFAFIPEANIGIVVLSNGQYANHFATSISDRYFELAFDQPSKAAETAAYSAQSIEQSLGEVAKNLAPELDLASVEPLLGSYTNAALGDVSLMLNGEELWLDIGAIQTQFKPVLNDQGEPDGYLSVTPPFTGIPFKTGVDANNQPTLTMDVGSETYLFTRKP